Proteins encoded together in one Catellatospora citrea window:
- a CDS encoding MlaE family ABC transporter permease, whose amino-acid sequence MRALAAVGGFLIFCGDTLRALFRRPWQVREFVQQAWFISSVSIMPAALVSIPFGAVIALQLGSLVRQLGAQSFTGAASVLAVVREAGPIVTALIIAGAGGSAICADLGARKIREELDAMRVLGIDPVQRLVVPRVLASMLVAVLLNGVVSVVGVSGGYFFNVIMQGGTPGSYLASFQALGQLPDLISGELKALVFGLVAALVATYLGTNAKGGPKGVGDAVNQSVVITFMLLFALNFVLTAVYFQVVPQKGS is encoded by the coding sequence ATGAGGGCGCTGGCCGCCGTCGGCGGCTTCCTGATCTTCTGCGGGGACACGCTGCGGGCGCTGTTCCGCAGGCCGTGGCAGGTGCGCGAGTTCGTCCAGCAGGCGTGGTTCATCTCGTCGGTGTCGATCATGCCGGCGGCGCTGGTGTCGATCCCGTTCGGCGCCGTGATCGCGCTGCAGCTGGGTTCGCTGGTGCGCCAGCTCGGCGCGCAGTCGTTCACCGGTGCGGCGTCGGTGCTGGCAGTGGTGCGCGAGGCGGGCCCGATCGTGACCGCGCTGATCATCGCGGGGGCCGGCGGTTCGGCGATCTGCGCCGACCTCGGCGCGCGCAAGATCCGGGAGGAGCTGGACGCGATGCGGGTGCTGGGCATCGACCCGGTGCAGCGCCTCGTCGTGCCGCGGGTGCTGGCGTCGATGCTGGTCGCGGTGCTGCTCAACGGCGTGGTCAGCGTCGTCGGCGTGTCCGGCGGCTACTTCTTCAACGTGATCATGCAGGGCGGCACGCCGGGTTCCTACCTGGCGAGCTTCCAGGCGCTCGGGCAACTGCCCGACCTGATCTCCGGGGAGCTGAAGGCACTGGTCTTCGGCCTCGTCGCCGCGCTGGTGGCGACATACCTGGGGACGAACGCCAAGGGCGGGCCCAAGGGCGTCGGCGACGCCGTCAACCAGTCCGTGGTGATCACTTTCATGCTGCTGTTCGCGCTGAACTTCGTGCTGACCGCGGTGTACTTCCAGGTCGTGCCGCAGAAGGGGTCCTGA
- a CDS encoding MlaE family ABC transporter permease: MWRLLDNLGGQLAFYLKAAAWTPRTLRRYKREVARLLAEISFGTGGLAVVGGTIGVICFLTFFTGTEVGLQGYQALNQLGSSAFTGFISAYFNTREISPLVAALALSATVGCGFTAQLGAMRISEEVDALEVMAIPSVPFLVTTRMIAGFVAVIPLYVLGLLASYVATRGIATVYFGQSPGTYDYYFDLFLPPGDVLWSFGKVLVFSVLVVLIHCYYGFTASGGPAGVGIAVGRAVRTAIVAVNIVDFFLSLAIWGAGTTVRIAG, translated from the coding sequence ATGTGGCGGCTGTTGGACAACCTCGGCGGCCAGCTGGCCTTCTACCTGAAGGCGGCGGCGTGGACGCCGCGTACGCTGCGCCGCTACAAGCGCGAGGTGGCCCGCCTGCTCGCGGAGATCAGCTTCGGCACCGGTGGCCTGGCCGTGGTCGGCGGCACCATCGGCGTGATCTGCTTCCTGACCTTCTTCACCGGCACCGAGGTCGGCCTGCAGGGCTACCAGGCGCTCAACCAGCTCGGCAGCAGCGCCTTCACCGGTTTCATCTCGGCCTACTTCAACACCCGGGAGATCTCGCCGCTGGTCGCGGCGCTGGCCCTGTCGGCGACGGTGGGCTGCGGGTTCACCGCGCAGCTGGGTGCGATGCGGATCTCCGAGGAGGTCGACGCGCTGGAGGTGATGGCGATCCCGTCGGTGCCGTTCCTGGTCACCACCCGGATGATCGCCGGCTTCGTCGCGGTGATCCCGCTGTACGTGCTCGGCCTGCTGGCCAGCTATGTCGCGACCCGGGGCATCGCCACCGTGTACTTCGGCCAGTCGCCGGGCACCTACGACTACTACTTCGACCTGTTCCTGCCGCCCGGCGACGTGCTCTGGTCGTTCGGCAAGGTGCTGGTGTTCAGCGTGCTGGTGGTGCTGATCCACTGCTACTACGGGTTCACCGCGAGCGGCGGCCCGGCGGGCGTCGGCATCGCGGTCGGCCGCGCGGTGCGCACCGCGATCGTCGCGGTCAACATCGTCGACTTCTTCCTCTCCCTGGCCATCTGGGGCGCGGGCACCACCGTGCGGATCGCGGGGTGA
- a CDS encoding MCE family protein translates to MNQVIRQRLLGAGFVLALVSALALSVLVYQRAFTPVEWVTLRTDHVGMQLSEGADVKLRGVVIGDVREISADGAAATLRLALDPALIGLVPADVTARLLPKTLFGERYVELVPPVTPAGRPLRPGAVIDQDRSASAVELEQVLDRALPVLQSIKPDKLAATLGALAYALEGRGDQLGRDLTTANAYLAALNEQMPLIATDVRRLAQVLDVYHGALPDLLALLRDVTVTARTVVDQRAELSRFLADTTDLAGRGRDFLDRHDARIVQVGQVSRPVLELLAAYAPEYPCLLRGLVALQPRVEKVFSTGRMHITLEVGRDNGKYTAGDRPVYGADDGPQCRGLPDPKVPAAQHPIDDGYDYGANRSPLPFADMGPAGTAQEQALLKPLLGLAQGADPEQVPDVAVLLWGPLLRGTVVSAS, encoded by the coding sequence GTGAATCAGGTGATCAGGCAGCGGTTGCTCGGGGCGGGGTTCGTGCTGGCGCTGGTGAGCGCGCTGGCGCTGTCGGTGCTGGTGTATCAGCGGGCGTTCACGCCGGTGGAGTGGGTGACGCTGCGCACCGACCACGTCGGCATGCAGCTGTCCGAGGGCGCCGACGTGAAGCTGCGCGGCGTCGTGATCGGCGACGTGCGTGAGATCAGTGCCGACGGCGCGGCCGCCACGCTGCGGCTGGCGCTGGACCCCGCGCTGATCGGCCTGGTCCCGGCCGACGTCACGGCCCGGCTGCTGCCCAAGACGCTGTTCGGCGAGCGCTACGTGGAACTCGTCCCGCCGGTCACCCCGGCCGGGCGGCCGCTGCGCCCTGGCGCGGTCATCGACCAGGACCGCTCGGCGAGCGCCGTCGAGCTGGAGCAGGTGCTGGACCGGGCACTGCCGGTGCTGCAGTCGATCAAACCGGACAAGCTCGCCGCGACCCTCGGCGCGCTCGCGTACGCCCTGGAGGGGCGCGGGGACCAGCTCGGCCGGGATCTGACCACCGCCAACGCGTACCTGGCTGCACTGAACGAGCAGATGCCGCTCATCGCGACCGACGTCAGGCGGTTGGCGCAGGTGCTCGACGTCTACCACGGCGCGCTGCCGGACCTGCTGGCGCTGCTGCGCGACGTCACCGTCACCGCGCGGACCGTCGTCGACCAGCGCGCGGAGCTGAGCCGGTTCCTCGCCGACACCACCGACCTGGCCGGGCGCGGGCGGGACTTCCTGGACCGGCACGACGCGCGCATCGTGCAGGTCGGGCAGGTCAGCCGCCCGGTGCTGGAGCTGCTGGCGGCGTACGCCCCGGAGTATCCCTGCCTGTTGCGCGGCCTGGTCGCGCTGCAGCCGCGGGTGGAGAAGGTGTTCAGCACCGGCCGCATGCACATCACCCTCGAAGTGGGCCGCGACAACGGCAAGTACACCGCCGGCGACCGGCCGGTCTACGGCGCCGACGACGGCCCGCAGTGCCGCGGCCTGCCGGATCCGAAGGTCCCGGCGGCGCAGCACCCGATCGACGACGGCTACGACTACGGCGCGAACCGCTCGCCGCTGCCCTTCGCCGACATGGGCCCGGCCGGCACCGCGCAGGAGCAGGCGCTGCTCAAGCCCCTGCTCGGGCTGGCTCAGGGGGCCGATCCCGAGCAGGTCCCCGATGTCGCGGTGCTGCTGTGGGGCCCGCTGCTGCGCGGAACGGTGGTGAGCGCGTCATGA
- a CDS encoding MCE family protein produces the protein MRGVRGPLLKLLAFAAVTLVLTGALAQTLGSFGFGGGHTYRARFTDVTGVLVGDDVRIAGVRVGEVTAIRLVDRTIAELEFTVDEQVSLAAGVRAKIRYRDLVGQRYLALAEGPGGTAPLPEHGLIPLAQTTPALDLTVVFNGFRPLFAGLSPDEVNGFAFEIVKMLQGEGGTVADLLRRTASLTGTLADRDEVVGRVITNLNTVLGTLDERDARLSETVKQLQLLVSGLAGDRAAIGDALTNLSGLADATSSLLRDARPSVAADITALNKLAGTLIDNTAVIEKTLATAPGRLDALTRTASYGSWFNFYLCDFDGRVVAAGKTLNPATLDGTSAKCSGGGR, from the coding sequence ATGAGGGGCGTGCGGGGTCCGCTGCTCAAACTGCTGGCGTTCGCCGCGGTCACGCTGGTGCTGACCGGCGCGCTGGCGCAGACGCTGGGCTCGTTCGGGTTCGGCGGCGGGCACACCTACCGGGCCCGGTTCACCGACGTCACCGGCGTGCTGGTCGGCGACGACGTGCGCATCGCCGGGGTGCGGGTCGGCGAGGTGACCGCGATCCGGCTGGTCGACCGCACGATCGCGGAGCTGGAGTTCACCGTCGACGAGCAGGTCAGCCTCGCCGCGGGCGTACGCGCGAAGATCCGTTACCGGGACCTGGTCGGCCAGCGCTACCTGGCGCTGGCCGAGGGGCCGGGCGGCACCGCCCCGCTGCCCGAACACGGGCTGATCCCGCTCGCGCAGACCACGCCCGCGCTGGACCTGACCGTGGTGTTCAACGGCTTCCGGCCGCTGTTCGCCGGGCTGTCCCCGGACGAGGTCAACGGCTTCGCGTTCGAGATCGTCAAAATGCTGCAGGGCGAGGGCGGCACCGTGGCCGACCTGCTGCGGCGCACCGCGTCGCTGACCGGCACGCTCGCCGACCGCGACGAGGTCGTCGGCCGCGTCATCACCAACCTGAACACCGTGCTCGGCACGCTCGACGAGCGTGACGCCCGGCTGTCGGAGACCGTCAAGCAGCTGCAACTGCTGGTGTCGGGGCTGGCCGGGGACCGGGCCGCGATCGGCGACGCGCTGACCAACCTCAGCGGCCTGGCCGACGCGACCTCGTCGCTGCTGCGCGACGCCCGGCCCAGCGTCGCCGCCGACATCACCGCGCTGAACAAGCTCGCCGGCACCCTGATCGACAACACCGCCGTGATCGAGAAGACCCTGGCCACCGCGCCCGGCCGCCTCGACGCGCTGACCCGCACGGCCTCGTACGGCTCCTGGTTCAACTTCTACCTGTGCGACTTCGACGGCCGCGTCGTCGCCGCCGGCAAGACGCTCAACCCGGCGACGCTCGACGGCACGTCCGCCAAGTGCTCCGGAGGTGGGCGGTGA